In Bacteroidales bacterium, a single window of DNA contains:
- the rsmD gene encoding 16S rRNA (guanine(966)-N(2))-methyltransferase RsmD encodes MRVVSGIYKSRRINVPANLPVRPTTDFAKESLFNILNNRIHFEEISVLDLFAGTGSISLEFISRGAKDAVCVDVNFSCIKFIKKIIEEFKLENLHPVNKNVFTYLNYCQNKFDIIFADPPYDMEGIETIPEIVFSKNILNKNGWLIVEHSNKINFSQHQHFCELRKYGNVNFSLFYL; translated from the coding sequence ATGCGTGTTGTAAGTGGAATATACAAAAGTCGCCGCATAAATGTTCCGGCAAATCTTCCTGTACGTCCCACAACTGATTTTGCAAAAGAATCGCTTTTTAATATTCTGAACAACAGAATTCATTTCGAAGAAATTTCGGTGCTCGACTTGTTTGCAGGCACAGGCAGCATTTCACTCGAATTTATTTCAAGAGGTGCAAAAGATGCTGTTTGTGTTGATGTAAATTTTAGTTGTATTAAATTTATTAAAAAAATTATTGAAGAATTTAAGCTTGAAAACTTACATCCTGTGAATAAAAATGTCTTTACATATTTGAATTATTGCCAAAATAAATTCGATATTATCTTTGCCGACCCTCCTTACGATATGGAAGGCATAGAAACTATTCCCGAAATAGTTTTCAGTAAAAATATTTTAAACAAAAACGGATGGCTTATTGTTGAACATTCAAACAAAATTAATTTTTCGCAACATCAGCATTTCTGCGAATTGAGAAAATATGGAAACGTTAATTTTAGTTTGTTTTATCTATAG
- a CDS encoding GxxExxY protein, translating into MTENEIANKVIGIAIEIHKALGPGLLESAYKECMYYKIGKSGLYIEKEKPMPLIYEEVKLDCGYRIDLLVEKKLVIEIKSVDALNDIHIAQTLTYLKLGNYKLGLLINFNVVLLKDGIKRIINGTL; encoded by the coding sequence ATGACAGAAAACGAAATTGCAAATAAAGTAATTGGTATTGCAATTGAAATCCATAAAGCACTCGGACCAGGTTTGCTGGAAAGTGCTTACAAGGAATGTATGTATTACAAAATCGGAAAATCAGGATTATATATTGAAAAAGAAAAACCAATGCCATTAATTTATGAAGAAGTAAAATTAGATTGTGGTTACAGGATTGATTTATTAGTCGAAAAGAAATTAGTGATAGAAATAAAAAGTGTTGATGCCTTAAATGATATTCACATAGCTCAAACATTGACCTATCTAAAACTTGGTAATTATAAACTTGGATTATTGATAAACTTTAATGTTGTTTTATTAAAAGATGGAATTAAAAGAATCATTAACGGCACTTTGTGA
- a CDS encoding amino acid permease: MANPLFFTKSLSKLMDEASGEGHGLKRALNATNLTTLGIGAIIGAGIFVLTGQAAAQYAGPAIVISFIISGIACAFAGLCYAEFASMIPIAGSAYTYAYSTLGEFLAWIIGWDLILEYLFAASTVAVGWSGYAVSFLKDFGIYIPAQFTAAMGSTLVDIPGMGWKAITSNLSAELISKGINIDALPHITAVCNLPAMFVVAALTALLVIGIKESANFNNIMVIVKVIVIIMFICIGFAFVMNDNWTPFIPKNTGEFGHFGWSGILRGAGVIFFAYIGFDAVSTAAQEAKNPQKHMPIGILGSLTICTILYILVAIVLTGIVSYTFLNVPDPVAVGVNAMGASMFWLRPIIKIAAIAGLSSVVLVMLMGQPRIFYSMSNDGLLPPVFSKVHKKFKTPYISQILTGIVAVVLAGILPISILGELVSIGTLLAFAIVCVSVIILRKKRPEINRPFKTPWVPLIPILGAFTCLAQMAALPLDTWLRLIIWMAIGFAIYFWYGVKHSKIRNEQSNIRTKE, from the coding sequence ATGGCTAATCCTTTATTCTTCACTAAATCGCTCAGCAAACTTATGGACGAAGCATCAGGCGAAGGTCATGGTTTGAAACGGGCATTGAATGCAACCAATCTCACAACGCTCGGAATAGGAGCAATAATCGGAGCTGGTATTTTCGTATTAACCGGACAGGCGGCGGCTCAATATGCCGGACCTGCTATTGTTATTTCATTCATCATTTCAGGAATTGCATGTGCCTTTGCAGGATTATGTTATGCTGAATTTGCTTCGATGATTCCTATTGCGGGAAGTGCATACACGTATGCTTATTCGACACTTGGAGAATTTCTCGCATGGATTATCGGCTGGGATTTAATACTCGAATATCTTTTCGCAGCTTCCACTGTTGCTGTCGGCTGGTCTGGATATGCAGTAAGTTTTCTTAAAGATTTCGGGATTTACATTCCTGCTCAATTCACCGCAGCTATGGGTTCAACATTGGTTGACATACCAGGTATGGGATGGAAAGCAATTACCAGTAATTTATCTGCTGAATTAATTTCAAAAGGAATAAATATTGATGCACTTCCTCATATAACTGCTGTTTGTAATCTGCCTGCTATGTTTGTTGTGGCTGCATTGACAGCCCTTCTCGTAATCGGCATAAAAGAATCAGCAAACTTCAATAATATTATGGTAATTGTAAAAGTTATAGTAATAATAATGTTTATATGCATCGGGTTCGCTTTTGTAATGAACGATAACTGGACACCTTTTATTCCAAAAAATACCGGCGAGTTCGGACATTTCGGATGGAGCGGAATACTGCGTGGTGCAGGTGTAATTTTCTTTGCATATATCGGTTTTGATGCTGTTTCAACGGCGGCACAGGAAGCAAAAAATCCGCAAAAGCACATGCCGATTGGAATTTTGGGTTCTCTCACCATTTGCACAATTTTATACATTCTCGTTGCAATTGTACTAACAGGAATTGTTAGTTACACTTTTTTAAATGTTCCCGACCCTGTCGCAGTTGGCGTAAATGCTATGGGTGCAAGCATGTTCTGGTTGAGACCAATAATTAAAATTGCCGCAATCGCAGGATTAAGTTCAGTTGTTCTCGTAATGTTAATGGGACAACCAAGAATTTTTTATTCAATGTCAAATGATGGCTTATTGCCTCCCGTATTTTCTAAAGTTCATAAAAAATTTAAAACTCCTTATATAAGTCAAATTCTTACAGGTATTGTGGCAGTTGTCTTAGCAGGAATTTTGCCTATAAGTATTCTGGGTGAATTAGTTTCTATCGGTACTTTGCTGGCATTCGCGATAGTTTGTGTGAGCGTGATAATTTTAAGAAAGAAAAGACCTGAAATAAATCGTCCTTTTAAAACACCATGGGTCCCATTAATTCCGATTTTAGGTGCATTTACCTGTCTTGCCCAGATGGCTGCTTTACCATTAGACACATGGCTGCGGCTTATAATATGGATGGCAATTGGTTTTGCAATTTATTTCTGGTATGGAGTTAAACATAGCAAGATAAGAAATGAACAATCGAATATTCGAACAAAAGAATAA
- a CDS encoding T9SS type A sorting domain-containing protein, with protein MFTLSPPQAEIEISNLQGQLIKTIATSDKKTSVDVSAFPCGMYVVKVKTGKGMAVKKFVKN; from the coding sequence ATATTTACCCTAAGCCCGCCGCAAGCAGAAATAGAAATTTCAAACTTGCAAGGGCAATTAATAAAAACCATTGCAACAAGCGATAAAAAAACAAGTGTTGATGTTTCGGCATTTCCATGCGGAATGTATGTTGTGAAAGTTAAAACGGGAAAAGGAATGGCGGTCAAGAAGTTTGTAAAAAATTAA
- a CDS encoding helix-hairpin-helix domain-containing protein — protein sequence MKHFFKEYFTFTRTERNGAFVLISIIIILLLFLIFSKYFFKKTQTDFSEFKKQIYEFTSSQKSDSVKDSNETPLHTYFTEKDLPVKRDLFYFNPNNLPENKWKELGLSNRQIKIIKNYESKGGKFFRKEDLKKIYGITEKNYATLSPYIVIPDNKEKQINNFTERKFGKNKNIIELNSADTNDLKTLKGIGLSFAKRIIKYRNLLGGFYKKEQLLEVWGIDSSKYFQFSDFVEINSTLIKKININSTNVEELKTHPYIKYNIANAIVNYRKQHGNYKTIADIKKIVLIDEKIFQKISPYLKIE from the coding sequence ATGAAGCATTTTTTTAAAGAATATTTCACTTTCACAAGAACCGAAAGAAACGGGGCTTTTGTTTTAATATCCATAATAATTATCCTTCTTTTATTTTTGATTTTTTCAAAATATTTTTTCAAAAAAACACAAACTGATTTTTCGGAATTCAAAAAGCAAATTTATGAATTTACTTCTTCTCAAAAATCAGATTCGGTAAAGGATTCAAACGAAACACCCTTGCACACTTATTTTACTGAAAAAGATTTACCCGTAAAAAGAGACCTTTTTTATTTTAATCCTAATAATTTGCCCGAAAATAAATGGAAAGAACTTGGATTAAGCAACAGGCAAATTAAAATAATTAAAAACTACGAATCAAAAGGCGGAAAGTTTTTCAGAAAGGAAGATTTAAAAAAGATTTACGGAATTACAGAAAAAAATTATGCCACTTTATCACCATACATTGTAATTCCCGATAATAAAGAAAAACAAATAAATAATTTTACTGAGCGAAAATTCGGAAAAAATAAAAATATAATTGAACTGAATTCTGCCGATACTAATGATTTAAAAACACTAAAAGGAATCGGTTTGTCATTTGCAAAACGGATTATTAAATACAGAAATCTGCTTGGCGGTTTTTATAAAAAAGAACAATTGCTCGAAGTATGGGGAATTGACAGCTCAAAGTATTTTCAGTTTTCAGATTTTGTTGAAATAAATTCTACTCTCATAAAAAAAATAAATATAAATTCAACAAATGTTGAAGAACTAAAAACACACCCATATATAAAGTACAACATAGCAAATGCAATTGTAAATTACAGAAAGCAGCACGGAAATTACAAAACTATCGCAGATATTAAAAAGATTGTATTAATTGATGAAAAAATATTTCAAAAAATTTCACCTTATTTGAAAATTGAATGA
- a CDS encoding pyruvate formate lyase family protein — protein sequence METLEKTTTEKLIIGSTQRVQQLKKDLVSKACYNGKYEKGIYVDIDRANLYTEAYKNFQSDEPVIRRAKVLKYVLSNIPISILDNELIVANPHADPHALPIFPEINVTLLTEAIADGYVLDKDKETAEELVKFWTGKTIASKVAENMSEQTKDIVNTASSFISFTWKDGIQHCVPDWDYTFANGTNNIRKKIKEKFDEVFNEIDKGNSTQLSELINKRYQYEAMLISLDALEIFTDRFSKLASEMASKEKDSKRAEEFKKISKILSKVLKNKPESFHEACQGFYFLHLILNCIDSASFGSLCRIDQCLWQFYEKDVIIEKNITRTEAHELIECLILKVEALGGFFSRVRRMHFEGNGALPIWTIGGMNKDGSDACNELTDTVLQAARSVRCNQPTISILYHKKMRSSSLAEAIKTVRTGLGYPSFTNTNWAVSSLMRQGMPIEAARNAGVVGCVSVCPVDSCNTTKRLALEIIAAKAVELALNEGKCIITGKQLGPKEKPATEFKTYEEIFEAVKKQYEFSVKTAVNVRNLSRHFEKLYRPNPLASSFHRTPLEKGIDAVNYEDYPNNYWLNIIGAVNVINSLTVIKKLVFEDKKYAIADFVKAMKSNWQGLESFRQEVINKVPKFGNDNPYVDKIAYEVLKTFSDIAEKSYDINGGYWSILAQSVSIYQSTAKMTSALPDGKMLGFPLADGGISPDHGTDKNGIFAVLNSGSKIDHHRTKGMLLNQWIAPEMLEGEEGIEWMKALMEMWADKGLSQAQFNVVDPKVLRAAQKNPEKYPHLTVRVSGYTANWVKLTKELQEMILARTVQVN from the coding sequence ATGGAAACACTCGAAAAAACAACTACTGAAAAATTAATAATTGGGAGCACTCAAAGAGTACAACAATTAAAAAAAGACCTTGTTTCAAAAGCATGTTACAACGGAAAGTATGAAAAAGGTATTTACGTGGACATTGACAGAGCAAACTTATACACCGAAGCATATAAAAATTTTCAATCTGATGAACCAGTAATCAGAAGAGCAAAAGTTTTGAAATACGTACTTTCAAATATCCCGATTTCTATTTTGGATAACGAATTAATTGTTGCAAATCCTCATGCCGACCCGCATGCACTGCCTATTTTTCCCGAAATAAATGTAACCTTGCTCACTGAAGCAATTGCAGATGGATATGTACTTGATAAAGATAAAGAAACTGCCGAAGAACTTGTAAAATTCTGGACAGGAAAAACCATTGCAAGTAAAGTTGCCGAGAACATGAGCGAACAAACCAAAGATATTGTCAACACTGCTTCATCTTTTATTTCTTTCACATGGAAAGACGGAATACAGCATTGCGTACCCGATTGGGATTACACATTTGCAAACGGCACAAATAACATAAGAAAAAAAATCAAAGAAAAATTCGACGAAGTTTTTAATGAAATTGATAAAGGAAATTCCACACAATTATCCGAACTCATCAATAAGAGATACCAATACGAAGCAATGCTTATCTCGCTTGATGCACTTGAAATATTTACCGACAGATTCAGCAAACTTGCATCGGAAATGGCATCAAAAGAAAAAGATTCCAAAAGAGCAGAAGAATTTAAAAAAATAAGCAAAATACTTTCAAAAGTTCTTAAAAACAAACCCGAAAGTTTCCATGAAGCATGTCAGGGATTTTACTTTTTACATCTTATTCTGAATTGTATTGACAGTGCTTCCTTTGGCTCGCTATGCAGAATAGACCAGTGTTTATGGCAATTTTATGAAAAAGATGTGATTATTGAAAAAAATATCACAAGGACGGAAGCGCATGAATTAATAGAATGTCTGATTTTAAAAGTAGAAGCATTAGGCGGATTTTTCTCAAGAGTACGAAGAATGCACTTCGAAGGAAACGGTGCATTGCCGATATGGACAATAGGCGGAATGAACAAAGATGGCTCAGATGCGTGCAACGAATTAACCGACACAGTGCTTCAGGCAGCAAGGAGTGTTCGCTGCAATCAGCCAACCATATCTATACTGTATCACAAAAAAATGAGAAGTTCGTCTTTGGCAGAAGCGATTAAAACCGTTAGAACCGGCTTGGGTTATCCTTCATTCACTAATACAAACTGGGCGGTTTCAAGTTTGATGAGACAAGGCATGCCAATAGAAGCAGCAAGAAATGCCGGCGTTGTAGGTTGTGTTTCTGTTTGCCCTGTTGATTCATGCAATACAACAAAACGTCTTGCCCTTGAAATTATCGCTGCGAAAGCGGTAGAACTTGCATTAAATGAAGGCAAATGCATTATTACAGGAAAACAATTAGGACCAAAAGAAAAACCTGCCACAGAATTTAAAACTTACGAAGAAATTTTTGAAGCAGTAAAAAAACAATATGAATTTTCGGTTAAAACAGCAGTAAATGTTCGCAATCTTTCTAGACATTTCGAAAAACTTTATCGTCCAAATCCGCTCGCATCATCTTTTCACAGAACACCTTTAGAAAAAGGAATTGACGCTGTGAATTATGAAGATTATCCAAACAATTACTGGCTGAATATAATTGGTGCAGTAAATGTGATTAACTCTTTAACTGTAATTAAAAAACTTGTTTTTGAAGATAAGAAATATGCTATTGCAGATTTCGTGAAAGCGATGAAATCCAATTGGCAAGGATTGGAAAGCTTCAGACAGGAAGTAATCAACAAGGTTCCTAAATTCGGAAATGATAATCCTTATGTTGATAAAATTGCTTATGAAGTGCTTAAAACATTTTCAGATATTGCCGAAAAATCTTATGATATTAATGGCGGTTATTGGTCTATTTTAGCTCAGAGCGTTTCCATCTATCAGTCCACAGCAAAAATGACAAGTGCATTGCCCGATGGCAAAATGCTCGGATTCCCGCTTGCAGATGGAGGAATTTCACCCGACCATGGCACCGACAAAAACGGAATATTTGCAGTATTAAATTCAGGAAGCAAAATTGACCATCACAGAACAAAAGGAATGTTGCTAAACCAATGGATTGCTCCCGAAATGCTCGAAGGTGAAGAAGGAATAGAATGGATGAAAGCACTGATGGAAATGTGGGCAGACAAAGGACTTTCACAGGCTCAGTTTAACGTTGTTGACCCAAAAGTTCTGCGGGCTGCACAGAAAAATCCGGAAAAATATCCACACCTTACAGTAAGAGTATCGGGCTACACAGCCAATTGGGTGAAGCTTACAAAAGAATTACAGGAAATGATACTTGCCAGAACTGTTCAGGTAAATTAA
- a CDS encoding DUF3822 family protein: MNFSISSKNFPNEIENSHLSIEIRLDGFSFCIVDLNKNKLIALESRDLKDIKTFSHLSEIIFEKIKTNALLKNHFKSASAAFVNNKSTLIPSQLFDSQNIKNYIGFSDFMDFNSEIAKYDKLRNIDAFNVFAIPENIEKIFTERFNNIRILHFSSCLIDNVISQNQSLNSVFVNIYNSHFEVVIAENKNLKFYNTFKYHTKEDVLYYLLFVLEQLKLKPESAKIVLSGLINNKTSIFILLSKYIANIDFAKLNDNFDCSELREKINPNYYFNIINQHLCVL, translated from the coding sequence ATGAATTTTAGTATTTCTTCTAAAAACTTTCCAAACGAAATTGAAAATTCACATCTTTCAATAGAAATACGCCTCGATGGTTTTTCATTTTGTATTGTAGATTTGAATAAAAACAAACTCATTGCTCTGGAAAGTCGCGATTTAAAAGACATTAAAACATTTTCGCATTTATCGGAAATTATTTTCGAAAAAATTAAAACTAATGCACTTCTTAAAAATCATTTTAAATCGGCAAGTGCAGCTTTTGTAAATAATAAATCAACTCTTATTCCTTCTCAGCTTTTCGATTCGCAGAACATTAAAAATTATATCGGTTTTTCCGATTTCATGGACTTCAACTCGGAAATAGCTAAATACGATAAACTTAGAAATATTGATGCTTTTAACGTATTTGCCATTCCCGAAAATATTGAAAAAATATTTACCGAACGTTTCAACAATATCAGAATATTGCATTTTTCAAGCTGTTTAATTGATAATGTTATTTCACAAAATCAAAGTTTAAATTCTGTTTTTGTTAATATTTATAATTCGCACTTCGAAGTTGTAATTGCTGAAAATAAAAACCTGAAGTTTTATAATACTTTTAAATATCATACTAAAGAAGACGTTCTTTATTATTTGCTTTTTGTATTGGAACAATTAAAACTAAAGCCGGAAAGCGCCAAAATAGTTTTGTCCGGTTTGATTAATAATAAAACGTCAATATTTATTTTGCTTTCGAAATATATTGCCAACATTGATTTTGCAAAATTAAATGACAATTTCGATTGTAGTGAACTCAGGGAAAAGATAAACCCTAATTATTATTTCAATATTATAAACCAGCATTTATGCGTGTTGTAA
- a CDS encoding peptide MFS transporter: MDNKGNKELFGHPVGLYLVSFTAIWERFSYYGMRAFLILYMINDISKPGNADARLGGLGIPEGYAGIIYGIFTGMCYLLALPGGIVADRYLGKRRSIIVGSIFIIFGLFTLAFNNGQYMFFVGLSLLAIGNGFFKPAAPALIGDLYEQGDKRKDSAFTIFYTLFNGGACLAPIICGIFAEEYAYKYGFLIAGTGMVTGLLAYLLAGQKLLGDTGKHVVQKQDKENKIEKIPLTKEEKDRIRVIFIIIFFVTFFWMGFEQAGSTFNIFSKNFIDRTIGSWEVPNSWFQSINPLFILALGTVFSAIWLFLAKRDKNPSIPAKMGYGTIILGAGFLFMIGAILQRGGENPDVTIKANMLWVVATYFFHTIAELFVSPIGLSMISRLAPQSRTSFFMGIWFVSIFLANTIGGFMVGFANQFGYFAVYLTIAIYIVSLGLIMLLLSKKLLAMTHGKG, encoded by the coding sequence ATGGATAATAAAGGAAACAAAGAATTATTTGGTCATCCTGTAGGTTTGTATTTAGTTTCATTTACTGCCATCTGGGAACGTTTTAGTTATTATGGAATGCGGGCATTCTTAATTCTGTATATGATTAATGACATTTCCAAACCGGGAAATGCAGACGCAAGATTAGGCGGATTGGGAATACCTGAAGGATATGCAGGAATAATTTATGGGATTTTTACAGGAATGTGCTATTTATTAGCATTACCCGGAGGAATTGTTGCAGATAGATATTTAGGAAAAAGACGCTCTATAATTGTTGGGAGTATATTTATTATTTTCGGACTATTTACTCTGGCTTTTAACAATGGTCAATACATGTTTTTTGTCGGACTTTCTCTGCTTGCAATTGGCAACGGCTTTTTCAAACCGGCTGCACCTGCTTTGATTGGCGATTTATATGAGCAAGGAGATAAAAGAAAAGATAGTGCATTTACTATTTTCTATACCTTATTCAACGGAGGAGCTTGCCTCGCTCCTATTATTTGCGGTATTTTCGCTGAAGAATACGCTTATAAATATGGTTTTCTAATCGCAGGTACAGGTATGGTTACCGGTTTACTTGCATACTTACTTGCAGGACAGAAATTACTTGGCGATACAGGCAAACACGTTGTTCAAAAACAAGACAAAGAAAATAAAATCGAGAAAATTCCTTTAACAAAAGAAGAAAAAGACAGAATCAGGGTTATATTTATTATTATATTTTTCGTTACTTTCTTCTGGATGGGCTTTGAACAAGCCGGCAGCACTTTTAATATTTTTTCAAAAAACTTTATCGACAGAACAATTGGCAGCTGGGAAGTTCCAAATTCTTGGTTCCAGTCAATAAATCCATTATTTATTTTAGCACTGGGAACTGTTTTTTCTGCAATATGGTTATTTCTTGCAAAAAGAGATAAGAATCCTTCAATACCAGCAAAAATGGGATATGGAACAATTATTTTAGGTGCAGGATTTCTTTTTATGATAGGCGCTATTCTTCAACGTGGAGGCGAAAATCCTGATGTAACAATAAAAGCCAATATGTTATGGGTAGTAGCCACTTATTTTTTTCATACAATTGCGGAATTATTTGTTTCTCCCATAGGATTATCAATGATTTCAAGATTAGCTCCTCAAAGCAGAACTTCTTTTTTTATGGGAATCTGGTTCGTGAGCATTTTTCTTGCAAACACTATTGGTGGCTTTATGGTTGGATTCGCAAATCAATTTGGTTATTTTGCAGTTTATCTAACCATAGCTATCTATATAGTTTCATTAGGATTAATAATGTTGCTTTTATCAAAAAAATTGCTTGCTATGACTCATGGTAAAGGATAA
- a CDS encoding glycyl-radical enzyme activating protein — MEKILITKIVKDSVLDGPGCRYVVFVKGCNLNCPWCHNPETKSPEQEIFTYSKFCIHCGECVKASTSNSLSDITPVVVDNKNAKDFFRAVEECPTNTLEYAGTEYSTDDIISDMQKFNIMYSKTKGGLTISGGDPLFVSDFSFELFKKAKDAGFHTAADTALTYKYDLIEKFIPVVNLWLIDLKHTRDKNVKSDLVIENLLKLSKKTNIHIWIRVPVIPDYNDTETIWNEMALILKEAGKAIEQVSLLPFHPYGLAKYEALNFNYKFAKYEHLNNDVIENAKKIFSKYLNSEILTTGKRILQG; from the coding sequence ATGGAGAAAATCTTAATAACAAAAATTGTTAAGGATTCTGTTTTAGATGGACCGGGATGCAGGTATGTTGTATTTGTTAAAGGATGCAATCTAAACTGTCCATGGTGCCATAATCCTGAAACAAAATCACCCGAACAGGAAATATTCACTTATTCTAAATTCTGCATTCATTGTGGTGAATGTGTTAAAGCAAGCACTTCAAATTCTCTTTCAGATATAACACCTGTTGTTGTTGACAATAAAAACGCGAAGGATTTTTTCAGAGCAGTTGAAGAATGTCCCACAAATACTCTTGAATACGCAGGAACAGAATATTCCACCGATGATATTATTTCCGATATGCAGAAATTTAATATCATGTATTCCAAAACCAAAGGCGGACTCACAATATCAGGCGGCGACCCATTATTTGTTTCCGATTTTTCTTTCGAACTATTTAAAAAAGCAAAAGATGCAGGATTTCACACAGCAGCAGATACTGCTCTAACATATAAATATGATTTGATAGAAAAGTTTATTCCTGTTGTTAATCTTTGGTTAATTGATTTGAAACATACAAGAGATAAAAATGTAAAATCAGATTTGGTAATTGAAAATTTATTGAAATTATCAAAAAAAACAAACATTCATATTTGGATTAGAGTTCCTGTAATTCCTGATTATAACGATACGGAAACAATATGGAATGAAATGGCATTAATATTAAAAGAAGCGGGAAAAGCAATAGAGCAAGTTTCGCTTTTACCATTTCATCCTTACGGTTTAGCAAAATATGAAGCATTAAATTTTAATTACAAATTTGCCAAGTACGAACATTTAAACAATGATGTTATTGAAAATGCAAAAAAAATATTTTCAAAATATCTTAACTCTGAAATACTAACAACAGGCAAAAGAATTTTACAAGGTTAG
- a CDS encoding LeuA family protein — protein sequence MKKHELIYDWNVQGITPEKPNKKIEFDDETLRDGMQSPTIENPKIRDKVKILHLMNELNIDSADIGLPGAGPMVVEDVTILAKEIRDNKLNIKASCAARTVEADITPIIEISQKTGIPICVDMFIGSSTIRSYAENWSMERMMKNTEGAVKYAKNNKLPVMYVTEDTTRAHPETIMALYKCAIENGADRICVCDTVGHATPYGIWNLIKFVQGIIKEMGADVKLDFHGHSDRGLALPNTIAAVIAGVDRVHGCGQGIGERSGNTPMDLLLVNLKLMGWIDNTLTKLPEYCKVIAEACNIPIPCNYPVLGKDAFRTATGVHAATVIKAMKKESDVWLADAVYSGVPASMVGRKQKIEIGPMSGKSNVIFWLEERNIKPTDNLVENIFNHAKQSSTILQEEQINKVINETSGVLN from the coding sequence ATGAAAAAACATGAATTAATTTATGATTGGAATGTTCAGGGAATAACTCCTGAAAAACCAAATAAAAAAATCGAATTTGATGATGAAACATTGAGAGATGGCATGCAATCACCAACTATCGAGAATCCCAAAATCAGAGATAAAGTAAAAATTCTTCACCTGATGAATGAATTAAATATTGATTCCGCCGATATTGGTTTGCCCGGTGCAGGTCCTATGGTTGTTGAAGATGTTACTATTCTCGCAAAAGAAATTCGTGATAATAAATTAAATATAAAAGCAAGTTGTGCTGCACGAACAGTAGAAGCAGACATCACACCCATAATTGAAATTTCACAAAAAACAGGAATTCCGATTTGTGTTGATATGTTCATTGGCTCAAGCACTATCAGAAGTTATGCGGAAAACTGGTCAATGGAGAGAATGATGAAAAACACAGAAGGTGCCGTTAAATATGCAAAAAATAATAAATTGCCTGTAATGTATGTTACCGAAGATACAACAAGAGCACATCCCGAAACAATCATGGCATTATATAAATGTGCTATTGAAAACGGAGCTGACAGAATTTGTGTTTGTGATACAGTAGGACACGCCACGCCTTATGGAATCTGGAATCTGATTAAATTTGTTCAGGGTATTATAAAAGAAATGGGAGCTGATGTAAAGCTCGATTTTCATGGTCACAGCGACAGAGGTCTTGCTCTTCCAAATACTATTGCAGCAGTTATTGCAGGAGTTGACAGAGTGCATGGCTGCGGACAAGGTATTGGAGAACGCAGCGGGAACACTCCGATGGATTTGCTTTTGGTTAACCTTAAACTCATGGGTTGGATTGATAATACATTAACTAAATTACCGGAATATTGCAAAGTAATTGCCGAAGCATGCAATATACCTATACCATGCAATTATCCGGTACTTGGCAAAGATGCTTTCAGAACAGCCACAGGCGTTCATGCCGCCACAGTTATAAAAGCCATGAAAAAAGAAAGTGATGTATGGCTGGCTGATGCTGTATATTCAGGCGTTCCGGCAAGTATGGTTGGACGAAAGCAAAAAATTGAAATTGGTCCGATGAGCGGTAAATCAAATGTCATTTTCTGGCTTGAAGAAAGGAACATTAAACCGACAGATAATCTGGTTGAAAATATTTTTAATCACGCAAAGCAATCAAGTACTATTCTACAGGAAGAACAAATTAATAAAGTAATTAATGAAACATCAGGCGTTTTGAATTAG